One window of the Granulicella arctica genome contains the following:
- a CDS encoding IS481 family transposase — MPWKESRIVDQRLQFLSSYQKEEMSVTDLCHEYGISRPTAYKWIKRYNEVGPEGLLDISRKPHGCAHATSLEVENEILALRKRFPSWGARKLKARLEKMNPNVVWPAASTVGQILRRAGLTNPVRKRRRTTPYSEPFAEVTAPNQLWCMDFKGWFRTGDGNRCDPFTITDAYSRYLIRCQAVARMDTAHVLAICEAAMREYGVPERIRTDNGNPFSGLGVMGLSRLSLSWVRLGIVHERIQPGKPQQNGRHERMHRTLKQDTTNPSAKTLHAQQKRFDEFVRVYNHERPHEALGNETPGSIYVPSSRLLPRYTKAHQYPVHFQTRRVNDAGDISWHKSRVFISEVFRGEDIALEKVEENFYRVYFCSLEVGEFNVDDMRFRPGLRP; from the coding sequence ATGCCTTGGAAAGAGAGTCGTATTGTGGATCAGCGCTTGCAGTTCTTATCGAGTTATCAGAAGGAAGAGATGTCTGTTACGGACCTGTGCCACGAGTACGGCATCTCTCGCCCAACCGCATATAAGTGGATCAAGAGATATAACGAAGTCGGGCCGGAAGGCTTGCTGGATATTTCACGCAAGCCCCACGGCTGTGCTCACGCAACGTCGTTGGAGGTCGAGAACGAGATCCTTGCATTGCGCAAGCGCTTTCCATCGTGGGGAGCGCGGAAGCTGAAGGCTCGTCTGGAGAAGATGAACCCGAACGTCGTGTGGCCGGCGGCAAGCACCGTAGGTCAGATTCTGCGCCGGGCGGGACTCACCAACCCTGTTCGCAAGAGACGTAGAACGACCCCGTACTCAGAGCCCTTCGCCGAGGTCACCGCTCCGAACCAGCTATGGTGCATGGACTTCAAGGGATGGTTCCGCACTGGCGACGGGAACCGATGTGATCCCTTCACGATCACCGATGCCTACAGTCGCTATCTGATCCGTTGTCAGGCAGTGGCTCGCATGGATACTGCGCACGTCCTTGCGATCTGCGAGGCCGCCATGCGCGAGTACGGTGTTCCCGAACGGATTCGCACGGACAACGGAAATCCGTTCTCTGGACTTGGTGTGATGGGGCTTTCGCGGTTGTCGCTGAGTTGGGTGCGGCTTGGGATCGTGCATGAGCGCATTCAGCCAGGCAAGCCGCAACAGAACGGCCGCCATGAGCGCATGCACCGCACGCTCAAGCAGGATACGACCAACCCGTCGGCGAAAACACTCCATGCGCAGCAGAAGCGCTTCGATGAGTTCGTTCGCGTCTACAACCATGAGCGTCCTCATGAAGCTTTGGGGAACGAGACTCCAGGCAGCATTTACGTCCCGAGCTCGCGGCTCCTGCCACGGTACACGAAGGCTCATCAGTACCCAGTTCACTTCCAGACACGGCGTGTGAACGATGCGGGAGACATCAGTTGGCATAAGAGCAGGGTCTTTATCAGCGAGGTCTTCCGTGGTGAAGATATTGCGCTTGAAAAAGTAGAGGAGAACTTCTACCGAGTGTATTTCTGCTCTTTGGAAGTCGGTGAGTTCAATGTCGACGACATGCGATTTCGGCCCGGGCTTCGCCCATGA
- a CDS encoding ArdC-like ssDNA-binding domain-containing protein, whose translation MSNAATIPTVTPSTQNPKQPQPRQTAKEMIAANVQSLIEQLEAGHSDALTAYLNAMSRFHSYSFGNVLEIARQRPTATKVAGMYAWNQLGRRVKKGEKGIRILAPIIGLKRKSDEEAEKDITKQNTRVLVGFRNAYVFDVEQTEGVELPAMREVYGDVGENHDRLVSFIERQGIELVYTEKIAPALGMSYGGRIAILPGQSEAETFATLLHELAHEMLHKAERRTTTTKVVRETEAEAIAFVVGKAVGLEVGTASADYIALYHGNASLLIESLEVIQQTSAVILAALESSAAEETMPDAELAKVA comes from the coding sequence ATGAGCAACGCAGCCACCATCCCCACCGTCACCCCGTCCACGCAAAACCCCAAACAGCCGCAGCCACGGCAGACAGCGAAAGAGATGATCGCCGCCAACGTCCAGAGCCTCATCGAGCAGTTAGAGGCCGGACACTCGGACGCACTCACTGCGTACCTGAATGCGATGAGCCGCTTTCATTCGTATTCCTTCGGGAATGTCTTGGAGATCGCGAGACAGCGCCCGACAGCCACAAAAGTCGCGGGCATGTATGCGTGGAACCAGTTAGGACGCCGCGTGAAGAAGGGCGAGAAAGGCATTCGCATTCTCGCTCCCATCATCGGTCTCAAGCGCAAATCCGATGAAGAGGCAGAGAAGGACATCACCAAGCAGAACACCCGCGTCCTTGTTGGCTTCCGCAATGCCTATGTCTTCGATGTGGAGCAGACCGAAGGCGTCGAGCTTCCCGCGATGCGCGAAGTGTACGGCGACGTAGGCGAGAACCACGACCGTCTTGTTTCGTTCATCGAACGTCAGGGCATCGAGCTTGTCTATACCGAGAAGATCGCCCCCGCGCTTGGCATGAGCTACGGCGGACGCATCGCCATTCTTCCCGGACAATCGGAGGCCGAAACCTTCGCGACTTTGCTCCATGAGCTGGCGCATGAGATGTTGCACAAGGCCGAGCGGCGCACTACCACAACCAAGGTTGTGCGCGAGACAGAGGCCGAAGCTATCGCGTTTGTTGTCGGCAAAGCCGTAGGGCTTGAGGTTGGAACCGCGAGCGCCGATTACATCGCTCTCTATCATGGCAACGCATCATTGCTGATTGAATCGCTGGAAGTCATTCAGCAGACCTCCGCTGTCATCCTTGCCGCCTTGGAATCGTCCGCAGCCGAAGAGACGATGCCCGATGCAGAACTGGCGAAGGTGGCCTAA
- a CDS encoding DUF6908 domain-containing protein, protein MQTILQILKMAGGWHPGLYLKIDNAPYMEVVIEAMDESGPMGLPALSVAHYGEQNGDLMRDPEMCFELGMAGGPHLSAFYFRNDYLGVEQWSRNIVRGHYVHLIALHEQHQRFAKTWDNNLRLQGFAEAFTDKCIRG, encoded by the coding sequence ATGCAGACCATCCTTCAAATCCTCAAGATGGCCGGAGGGTGGCACCCCGGCCTCTATCTCAAGATCGACAACGCCCCGTATATGGAGGTTGTCATTGAGGCGATGGACGAGTCCGGCCCGATGGGACTTCCCGCGCTTTCCGTCGCGCACTATGGCGAACAGAACGGCGACCTCATGCGCGACCCGGAGATGTGCTTCGAGCTAGGCATGGCCGGAGGCCCGCACCTGTCCGCATTCTATTTTCGTAACGATTATCTCGGCGTGGAGCAGTGGAGCCGGAACATCGTGCGTGGCCACTATGTCCACCTGATCGCTTTGCATGAGCAGCACCAGCGATTCGCAAAGACATGGGATAACAACCTGCGCTTGCAGGGATTCGCAGAGGCTTTCACGGACAAGTGCATTCGTGGCTAG
- a CDS encoding ParB/RepB/Spo0J family partition protein: protein METQIVNATEYLNVTLALLSESKTNPRRTFEEVSLKELASSIRTQGVLSPLLVRPLTENGFEIIAGARRYRAAQMAEVPTVPVRIVHLSDAAALEAQLVENLVRSEIHPMEEAQGFRALLDLEDPKYSIEQIAAKVGKSPVFVASRLKLSDLVPAAVDAFYADEIGVGHALLLAKLPADQQEAALSACFKEVYNGGSKPARILLPVRNLQFWIDSNILLVLKDAPFNKRDAPLVPTAGSCADCPKRTGHNKLLFGDDLGRQGDRCTDPNCYAAKVSAHVAQTIAAKPELVQISSAYGAQREGSTVLPRNKYTAIRDDKPKSKDDAKRPEFKVCKFTTEAIITEGGDVGSIHKVCANPSCPVHHPKQPTSRNDEKWKAEQDKQRKEQAIASATGLRVLAAVPVRLLKRDLLFILEKLVSIMDENRVEMLARQHGIRQKRDDGGIGKTLTAFVRRADEGTLSRLMVEASILLASLRGNPATILKEAATAYKVDTEAIAAKVKQEFAVKDKAKKAAQPEAKVAKKAA, encoded by the coding sequence ATGGAAACGCAAATCGTCAATGCCACGGAATACCTCAACGTAACACTTGCTTTGCTGAGTGAGTCCAAGACCAATCCACGCCGCACCTTCGAAGAAGTTTCCTTGAAAGAACTTGCATCGTCCATCCGTACCCAGGGCGTACTCTCGCCCTTGCTGGTTCGTCCTCTCACTGAGAATGGCTTCGAGATCATCGCTGGAGCACGACGTTACCGCGCCGCACAGATGGCCGAAGTCCCGACCGTGCCCGTCCGCATCGTTCATCTCTCCGATGCAGCCGCGTTAGAAGCTCAATTGGTGGAGAACCTTGTCAGGTCCGAAATCCACCCAATGGAAGAGGCGCAGGGGTTCCGCGCCTTGCTGGACTTGGAAGACCCCAAGTACAGCATCGAGCAGATCGCGGCGAAGGTGGGCAAATCTCCCGTCTTCGTGGCTTCGAGGTTGAAATTGAGCGACCTCGTACCCGCAGCGGTCGATGCCTTCTATGCCGATGAGATCGGCGTCGGTCATGCGTTGCTGTTGGCAAAGCTGCCCGCCGACCAGCAGGAAGCCGCACTCTCGGCTTGCTTCAAAGAGGTCTACAACGGCGGATCGAAACCCGCTCGTATCCTGCTGCCCGTCCGCAACCTGCAATTCTGGATTGACTCGAACATTCTGTTAGTTCTGAAAGACGCGCCGTTCAACAAGCGGGACGCACCACTTGTCCCGACCGCTGGTAGTTGTGCCGATTGCCCCAAGCGGACAGGCCACAACAAGCTGCTGTTTGGCGACGACCTCGGAAGGCAGGGCGACCGCTGTACCGATCCAAATTGCTACGCTGCCAAAGTCTCAGCGCACGTCGCGCAGACCATCGCCGCGAAGCCGGAGTTGGTACAGATCAGCTCAGCCTATGGCGCACAGAGAGAGGGCAGCACAGTATTGCCACGCAACAAGTACACCGCCATACGGGACGACAAGCCGAAATCGAAAGACGATGCGAAGCGGCCCGAGTTCAAAGTGTGCAAGTTCACCACCGAGGCAATCATTACCGAAGGTGGCGACGTTGGCTCCATCCACAAGGTATGTGCCAATCCATCCTGCCCCGTCCATCATCCGAAGCAGCCAACCAGCCGCAACGATGAGAAGTGGAAGGCCGAGCAGGACAAGCAGCGCAAGGAACAGGCCATCGCTAGCGCGACTGGCCTCCGCGTCCTCGCCGCTGTTCCCGTTCGTCTCTTGAAGCGTGACCTGCTCTTCATTCTCGAAAAGCTGGTAAGCATCATGGATGAGAACCGCGTCGAGATGCTGGCACGGCAGCATGGCATCCGGCAGAAGCGGGACGATGGAGGCATCGGCAAGACTCTGACTGCCTTTGTTCGTCGAGCCGATGAAGGCACGCTCTCCCGTCTGATGGTTGAGGCAAGCATTCTTCTGGCGTCCTTGCGGGGGAATCCCGCTACGATCCTCAAGGAAGCTGCCACCGCCTACAAGGTAGACACCGAAGCCATCGCCGCAAAGGTGAAGCAGGAGTTCGCAGTGAAGGACAAGGCGAAGAAGGCAGCGCAACCAGAGGCCAAGGTCGCGAAGAAAGCTGCTTAG
- a CDS encoding winged helix-turn-helix transcriptional regulator, producing the protein MVTVKRKGPVLLSHTCSAQELEDALRVLEGRWKTLIIYHLFTAPVLRFSDLRRAVEGISQKMLIQQLRDLEENGVISRKVYPVVPPKVEYGLTKDGLALRPVLQALQTWAQSRSS; encoded by the coding sequence ATGGTTACCGTAAAACGTAAAGGCCCAGTGCTCCTCTCTCATACCTGCTCCGCCCAAGAACTCGAAGATGCTCTTCGAGTTCTCGAAGGCCGCTGGAAAACACTGATCATCTACCACCTCTTCACGGCGCCCGTTCTGAGGTTCTCCGATCTTCGCCGGGCCGTTGAGGGAATTTCACAGAAAATGCTCATTCAGCAATTGCGAGATTTAGAAGAGAACGGGGTGATCTCTCGGAAGGTCTATCCTGTCGTGCCCCCCAAGGTGGAGTACGGATTGACTAAGGACGGTCTCGCACTTCGCCCAGTGCTCCAGGCGCTACAGACGTGGGCTCAATCAAGGAGTTCCTAA
- a CDS encoding nuclear transport factor 2 family protein produces the protein MTNNTSNTELLVRQLLDRQDIQDTISRYSQGQDSHQGADSNILEQWDNTFAKDGTVDYSVAGGTKGSYRDLAKWMRGEGATSGSMSGFSNWQHMLSLPVVSLTGDTAKARTDFFATHRGKKENEFNVHYNAAGAFHDELVRTTDGWRIKFRRLEVYFGDPLQIAKNG, from the coding sequence ATGACAAACAACACCTCGAACACAGAATTACTCGTGCGGCAACTTCTGGATCGGCAAGACATTCAAGACACCATCTCGCGGTACTCGCAGGGACAGGATAGCCACCAGGGAGCGGACTCCAACATCCTTGAGCAGTGGGACAACACGTTCGCGAAGGACGGAACGGTCGATTACAGCGTTGCAGGCGGAACCAAGGGCTCGTATCGGGATCTCGCCAAGTGGATGCGGGGAGAGGGCGCTACGTCGGGTAGCATGAGCGGCTTCTCCAACTGGCAACACATGCTGAGCCTGCCAGTCGTCTCTCTCACTGGCGACACCGCGAAAGCACGGACCGACTTCTTCGCAACCCACCGTGGCAAGAAAGAAAACGAGTTCAACGTTCACTACAACGCTGCAGGTGCCTTCCACGACGAACTCGTACGCACGACTGATGGCTGGCGTATCAAATTTCGTCGCCTTGAGGTGTACTTTGGCGATCCGTTACAGATCGCAAAAAACGGCTAA
- a CDS encoding winged helix-turn-helix transcriptional regulator, giving the protein MDQDCVLYARGITPVLELLSGKWTLQILCALRFGPVRLSQLTRLTPTASKKALRAALRALEASGFVIRHDLSKTVLHVEYDLSENDRPVISGLLDHLAVWGHVLEKRESARMAPLSPT; this is encoded by the coding sequence ATGGATCAAGATTGTGTATTGTATGCAAGAGGAATTACCCCGGTTCTAGAGCTTCTCAGTGGTAAATGGACGCTGCAAATACTGTGTGCGTTGCGATTTGGCCCCGTACGCCTGAGCCAGCTCACGCGGCTCACGCCAACGGCTTCCAAGAAAGCATTGCGGGCCGCACTGAGAGCTCTTGAAGCTTCTGGATTTGTCATTCGCCATGATCTAAGCAAGACGGTTCTCCACGTTGAGTATGATCTCAGCGAAAACGATAGACCGGTCATCAGTGGCCTGCTGGATCACTTAGCGGTGTGGGGTCATGTACTGGAAAAGCGAGAGTCGGCGCGAATGGCCCCTTTGTCGCCCACCTAA
- a CDS encoding 2-dehydropantoate 2-reductase, which produces MARIAIVGVGAIGSVIAALLESIERHDLVLCTRRPLAYLNVETPEGRNNISYTNHTDPSQVEPVDWVIVATKTYDARGAGAWVKHLCKQGVPVAVIQNGVEHRERFAPYSPAELIVPVIIDCPAERRAPESVHQRGPVELFIQSDVLGRSFAALLQGSAAQITLTADFVSAAWRKLCVNSAGSISALLGKPAGVFWDVAIGDATLEVVRECVDVGRAVGAILDEDLPQKVLAQYRNYPVDLVNSLLADRLAGRSMETDARIGAIVRHGRQHNIPTPRNSLLLSLLEAI; this is translated from the coding sequence ATGGCGCGGATCGCAATCGTGGGAGTGGGCGCAATCGGATCTGTGATCGCGGCTTTACTGGAATCCATCGAACGGCACGATCTTGTACTCTGCACGCGTCGGCCTCTCGCATACCTCAATGTCGAGACTCCTGAAGGTAGAAACAACATTTCTTACACGAACCATACCGACCCGTCACAGGTGGAGCCTGTGGATTGGGTCATCGTGGCCACCAAGACTTATGATGCTCGCGGTGCCGGGGCGTGGGTCAAACATCTCTGCAAACAAGGTGTTCCCGTTGCAGTGATTCAGAATGGAGTGGAGCATCGTGAACGCTTTGCCCCCTATTCACCAGCGGAGCTGATCGTCCCTGTCATCATCGATTGCCCAGCCGAGCGCCGTGCACCCGAGAGCGTCCACCAACGTGGGCCAGTTGAGCTTTTCATACAGTCAGATGTACTGGGCCGTTCTTTCGCAGCCCTGCTTCAGGGCTCAGCCGCACAGATAACCCTGACTGCTGACTTTGTCTCTGCCGCATGGCGCAAGCTTTGTGTCAACTCTGCCGGCTCGATCTCGGCGCTTTTGGGCAAACCGGCTGGTGTCTTCTGGGATGTGGCGATCGGAGACGCAACGCTCGAGGTAGTCCGTGAGTGCGTAGACGTCGGCCGGGCGGTAGGAGCAATCCTCGATGAGGACCTCCCACAGAAAGTGCTCGCGCAATACCGCAACTACCCCGTTGACTTGGTGAACTCGCTTTTAGCCGACCGCCTTGCTGGCCGCTCGATGGAGACGGACGCTCGCATCGGTGCCATAGTCCGCCACGGACGACAGCACAACATACCGACACCGCGAAATAGCCTATTGCTTTCTCTTCTTGAAGCCATATAG
- a CDS encoding MFS transporter, which translates to MFNAVASSRKLTNSPHQILFASLIGSTIEFFDFYIYGTASVLVFPKLFFPASDPASSMLASLATFAIAFLARPLGSAMFGHFGDRFGRKKTLVVALSTMGLSTVAIGTLPTYHTIGFVASLLLALCRFGQGLGLGGEWGGAVLLAIENAPPNKRAWYGMFPQLGAPIGFLLSGGVFLLLSRCLTNRQFFSFGWRLPFLASAVLVFLGLYVRLTITETFVFQKALEQKRQVKLPMLSLFRQHAKSLIAGITVCLATFVLFYLMTIFALSWGTTILGYSRGKFLLMQLFDVSFFAATIPISALLAEHGRRRVMLWVTLLIGIFGLVMAPMFTAGTTGAVLMMGLGLSLMGLTWGPLGTVISELFPTSIRYTGSSLAFSLAGIVGASLAPYIATWLARSYGLQYVGYYLSAAAVVTFFGLLSIRETRDYDLISSERLEDQGNQNR; encoded by the coding sequence ATGTTCAATGCTGTTGCTTCATCGCGTAAGTTGACTAATTCTCCGCACCAGATTCTATTTGCCAGCCTGATCGGCAGCACGATCGAGTTTTTCGATTTCTATATCTATGGAACGGCATCCGTGCTCGTCTTCCCCAAGCTGTTCTTTCCGGCTTCCGATCCAGCGTCCTCTATGCTGGCCTCGCTTGCCACTTTCGCGATTGCATTCTTGGCACGACCTCTCGGCTCAGCGATGTTCGGTCACTTTGGTGATCGCTTTGGCCGTAAGAAGACCCTGGTCGTCGCGCTTTCCACAATGGGGCTGTCGACCGTCGCCATTGGTACCTTACCCACCTACCACACTATCGGTTTTGTAGCGTCACTACTTCTGGCTCTATGCCGCTTCGGACAAGGTCTCGGCCTCGGTGGAGAGTGGGGTGGGGCGGTGCTGTTGGCTATTGAGAATGCGCCACCTAATAAGCGTGCGTGGTACGGCATGTTCCCACAGCTTGGTGCGCCCATAGGATTTCTTCTCTCAGGCGGGGTCTTCCTGTTGCTCTCCAGATGCCTTACCAATCGCCAATTCTTTAGCTTTGGCTGGCGACTTCCGTTCTTGGCAAGTGCTGTTCTGGTGTTTCTCGGTCTCTATGTGCGGCTCACCATCACAGAAACATTTGTCTTCCAGAAGGCTCTTGAGCAGAAGAGACAGGTTAAGTTGCCGATGCTGTCACTGTTTCGCCAGCATGCTAAGTCGCTCATTGCCGGAATCACCGTGTGTCTTGCGACATTTGTTCTCTTCTATCTCATGACGATCTTTGCTCTGTCCTGGGGTACGACAATACTTGGCTATAGCCGAGGCAAGTTTCTGCTGATGCAATTGTTTGATGTCTCGTTCTTCGCGGCAACGATCCCGATTTCAGCTCTGTTGGCAGAACATGGACGGCGCCGAGTGATGTTGTGGGTCACTCTGCTAATCGGCATCTTCGGTTTAGTAATGGCTCCGATGTTTACAGCCGGTACGACCGGCGCGGTTCTGATGATGGGTTTAGGGCTATCGCTGATGGGTCTCACATGGGGTCCACTCGGAACGGTGATCTCTGAACTTTTTCCAACTTCGATCCGCTATACCGGAAGTTCTCTGGCTTTTAGTCTTGCCGGTATTGTGGGAGCCTCGCTAGCGCCTTACATTGCCACTTGGTTGGCTAGGTCGTACGGGCTCCAGTACGTTGGCTACTATCTTTCCGCCGCGGCAGTGGTTACCTTCTTCGGGCTGCTCTCAATTCGAGAGACCAGAGACTATGACCTCATTTCATCAGAGCGGCTCGAGGATCAAGGCAATCAAAATCGATGA
- a CDS encoding amidohydrolase family protein: MKRLLLTLAISASGILAQDASSPVTLIHHVTVINVVTGEEAKEQTVKLQGGRILSVASTEPSDGASPGAVDAHGGFLIPGLWDMHVHIHETGELPLYIANGVTGVRMMAGERDTAALRVELSEKKPSPFIYLASAIVDGSSPMWPGSIVVKKPADARHTVDDIKAGGADFIKVYDGVPRDAYFALADEAKLQHIDFEGHVPEAITAQEASAAGQRSIEHLTGIALACSSKQESLNAAIEHARFFLDRLRVEAEGYRSFNQAKCQTLFAEFRQNDTWQVPTLTVNRMWGRLDDSKMTSDPRLVYVGRKSRSRWDERTQPQIRRWNNSDYQMARGIFGVDEKIVGGLYRAGVPLLAGTDAMNPYCLPGFSLHDELALMVDSGLSPLAALQTATINPARFLHRTSELGSVEAGKSADLVLLRADPLADIHNTTQIEAVWLHGQYFDHAAILGLLEAAKLEAKH; this comes from the coding sequence GTGAAGCGACTACTACTGACGCTGGCCATCTCAGCTTCTGGAATTCTTGCCCAGGACGCCTCCTCGCCTGTGACCCTGATCCATCACGTCACCGTCATAAACGTAGTGACGGGCGAAGAGGCCAAGGAGCAGACGGTCAAACTTCAAGGAGGCCGGATCCTCTCTGTCGCGTCGACAGAGCCTTCAGATGGTGCATCTCCGGGCGCGGTCGATGCCCACGGAGGCTTTCTCATTCCTGGCTTATGGGACATGCATGTCCACATTCATGAGACGGGCGAGCTTCCCCTTTACATTGCGAATGGCGTAACGGGAGTCCGCATGATGGCCGGGGAGCGGGACACGGCAGCTCTACGAGTTGAGCTCTCCGAAAAGAAACCCTCGCCCTTTATTTATTTGGCAAGCGCAATCGTCGACGGCAGCTCTCCAATGTGGCCCGGCTCGATCGTCGTTAAGAAGCCTGCGGATGCGCGCCACACAGTCGATGACATCAAAGCTGGCGGCGCTGATTTCATCAAGGTATATGACGGCGTTCCACGCGACGCCTACTTCGCCCTAGCAGATGAGGCGAAGCTGCAGCATATCGACTTTGAAGGCCATGTTCCGGAGGCCATAACCGCACAGGAGGCATCAGCGGCCGGTCAGCGCTCGATCGAACACCTTACAGGGATTGCCCTGGCCTGTTCGAGCAAACAGGAGAGCTTGAACGCCGCAATCGAACATGCACGATTCTTCCTCGATCGGCTCAGGGTTGAGGCTGAGGGCTACCGCAGCTTCAATCAGGCAAAGTGCCAGACTCTCTTTGCCGAGTTTCGTCAAAACGATACTTGGCAGGTACCGACTCTGACTGTAAATCGCATGTGGGGAAGGCTGGACGATTCCAAGATGACCTCAGATCCCCGCTTGGTTTACGTTGGTCGTAAATCAAGAAGCAGATGGGACGAGAGAACACAGCCGCAGATCAGGCGCTGGAACAACTCGGACTACCAAATGGCACGAGGCATCTTCGGGGTGGACGAGAAGATTGTGGGCGGCCTGTACAGGGCTGGCGTTCCGCTCCTGGCTGGGACGGATGCGATGAATCCCTATTGCTTACCGGGTTTCAGCCTTCATGACGAGCTAGCGCTCATGGTCGATTCAGGCCTCTCGCCGCTCGCCGCCCTGCAAACCGCAACGATCAATCCTGCTCGCTTTCTGCATCGGACATCTGAGTTGGGAAGCGTTGAAGCGGGCAAAAGCGCCGATCTGGTCCTGCTCCGTGCCGATCCGCTTGCCGACATTCACAACACAACTCAGATTGAGGCAGTGTGGCTGCATGGCCAATACTTCGATCATGCTGCGATCTTAGGTCTCCTGGAAGCCGCAAAACTGGAGGCTAAACATTGA
- a CDS encoding helix-turn-helix transcriptional regulator: MIKSSLRVAYKQYSIVPKELMLYNRIAVLRSERSLSRQALAQAVSVNTQTIGFLERGDYTPSLELAFKISRFFKLPVEAVFSPDPFRPLSEQVYMMEKKEA; this comes from the coding sequence ATGATTAAAAGCAGCTTGCGTGTTGCGTATAAGCAATATAGTATTGTTCCTAAGGAACTCATGCTTTATAACCGCATTGCCGTACTTCGTTCCGAACGTTCGTTGAGCCGTCAGGCACTGGCACAGGCAGTGAGCGTCAATACCCAAACGATCGGATTTCTGGAGCGAGGCGACTACACGCCGTCCCTGGAACTGGCGTTCAAAATCAGTCGGTTCTTCAAACTCCCGGTGGAGGCGGTGTTTTCTCCGGATCCATTTCGGCCGCTGAGCGAACAGGTGTACATGATGGAGAAAAAGGAGGCGTAG
- a CDS encoding HXXEE domain-containing protein encodes MKPKRRINGLCDRMGYMSFRRMQRLFPFAVAIHNSEEAVFMPSWVSHHTCQIPLHPSADAIRGGLLFLTLGAFAITTLSAKGGRRSIWAYLLFGYIVAMLVNVFVPHIPATLILRSYTPGVVTAVLINLPIMTILLLRAVRDQWVSGTKAAVSALLVPLAIGASILVLFTLA; translated from the coding sequence ATGAAACCAAAGAGGCGAATTAATGGTCTTTGTGATCGAATGGGATACATGTCTTTTCGCAGGATGCAGCGGCTGTTCCCTTTCGCGGTCGCTATCCATAACAGCGAAGAAGCTGTGTTCATGCCTTCATGGGTTTCTCATCACACGTGCCAAATTCCACTGCACCCGTCGGCAGACGCTATCCGGGGCGGATTGCTTTTCCTCACTTTGGGTGCGTTTGCGATCACGACGTTGAGCGCAAAAGGCGGCAGGAGGAGCATTTGGGCCTATTTGCTCTTTGGCTATATAGTCGCGATGTTAGTCAATGTTTTTGTCCCCCACATTCCGGCAACGCTGATTTTGAGATCGTACACTCCCGGAGTGGTTACGGCAGTGTTGATCAATCTCCCCATCATGACCATCCTCCTGCTCCGAGCAGTACGCGACCAATGGGTCTCGGGGACCAAGGCCGCTGTTTCCGCTCTCCTCGTGCCGCTCGCGATAGGTGCGTCCATCTTGGTTTTGTTCACGCTAGCGTGA
- a CDS encoding GntR family transcriptional regulator, translating into MLSLHISASSGVPVYLQLEQQIKHSISSGLLQPGDQLPSTRRTAAELRINPNTVARAFQNLERDGVIRTVPGGGTFVGEAAAAGQGLLKSEKLRRLRPLANQLAVEAAQLRVVREDVARLLNEAFDALHSSTDRSRKPKSSATAETDS; encoded by the coding sequence ATGTTGTCGTTGCACATCTCGGCAAGCTCCGGTGTACCCGTCTATTTGCAGCTGGAGCAGCAAATTAAACATAGCATTTCTTCAGGACTTCTCCAGCCGGGCGATCAGCTCCCATCCACGCGCCGAACTGCTGCCGAACTTCGCATCAACCCGAATACCGTAGCGCGCGCTTTTCAGAACCTGGAACGGGACGGAGTGATTCGCACGGTTCCCGGAGGCGGCACTTTCGTGGGGGAAGCAGCCGCAGCAGGCCAAGGTCTTCTCAAGTCTGAGAAACTGCGCCGCTTACGTCCTCTTGCGAACCAGCTTGCTGTCGAGGCAGCGCAGCTTCGTGTTGTTCGCGAGGATGTTGCGAGATTACTGAACGAAGCTTTTGATGCCCTGCATTCTTCAACTGATAGAAGCCGAAAGCCAAAATCAAGCGCTACTGCGGAGACGGATTCATGA